A genomic segment from Oncorhynchus kisutch isolate 150728-3 unplaced genomic scaffold, Okis_V2 scaffold697, whole genome shotgun sequence encodes:
- the LOC109886477 gene encoding RNA-binding protein 26 isoform X4 — protein sequence MIIENLDSLKTWLFKTLEPICDADPSALAKYVVALVKKDKSETELKALCVDQLDVFLQKETQTFVDRLFEAVNSKSYLPQQDHQPGSAGKAEGHLTRTDKDDQRKDEPSREEDRDKKFSRRVNYSPPSSSRYSRDSRRGDDRKRDDRTRKRNDYDRIPPRRDSYRDRYNRRRGRSYSRSRSRSKDRARDRERDRDRSSRSHSRTHSKSRERDAGRSKYEPDRGDRGTEVGAGEGLLPIPTATATFPVPTLSSTITVIAPQGNHSNSIASVTDSWSDFHPDQSLDRPLPPQRKRCRDYDEKGFCMRGDICPFDHGIDPVVVEDVNLPNMFQAPPPIPGVAQPPPGLPPPPGPPPLMTPPPVNLRPPVPLTGSLPPGLPPSLPPGPPHQASGMGAPPGPPHQASGMDAPPSSIANSVPTIVTTGTRPSIPLPPAPLFPPGQYDSDMYNPEDPSLTNTSRPVYRHRVNAQRPNLIGLTMAEDLPHRDRDQMPNRMRIVLDSASRKRSAVSHHGAMQKPWADKPNFNQQNLQGGFHNKNPQNQNQKAPFGSNTKLSVLQIPQGLNNISKLNQHFSKFGTIVNLQVTYGNDPEGALIQFDSHEEAKRALQSPEAVLNNRFIRVLWHCEDEMGQQGMGQQGQQHHQPLMQVQQPATSLKQSVKDRLGPLPADSSEPNQDSRVASQNDFKSNLSMKERLGFASKPGSTPSGPAGKVFSTSTGLTKTVYNMAALKAAQKTALFAGVAATEEAMKNKQEALRLQQEMRKKKQEILEKHIETQKLLICKLEKNKTMKAGDKAVIMTTLGTLTKSITKLQQEIKGLSNPSGVRGAPKSKAQAQKELLDTELDLYKKTQSGEDTVQLKIRYTQLQLEAAKRGILAPGRGRGAHARGRGGLRGRGRGRGGRGRGLPVHSTVDHRPRALEISGFTETDLQDLLPHFAQFGELEDCQIDEPSCLAVITYRSRPEAEQAALHSVRLNGSDLRLSWHKPAVSLTSQEPDEQETDHDEFQEESLIDDALLQDDDEEDDDNEPRPWRR from the exons TTGTGATGCAGATCCATCTGCCCTCGCTAAATACGTCGTTGCCTTGGTGAAGAAAGACAAAAGTGAGACGGAACTCAAAGCCCTGTGTGTCGACCAGTTGGACGTATTTCTACAGAAAG AGACGCAGACCTTTGTCGATAGACTCTTTGAAGCCGTCAACTCCAAAAGCTACCTACCTCAGCAGGACCATCAGCCAGGTTCCGCTGGCAAAGCGGAGGGACACCTGACCAGGACGGACAAAGACGACCAGAGGAAAGATGAG CCAAGTCGCGAGGAGGACCGGGACAAGAAGTTCTCCAGGAGAGTGAACTACAGCCCCCCGTCCAGCTCccgctacagtagagacagcag ACGAGGGGATGACCGTAAAAGGGACGACCGTACCAGGAAACGGAACGATTACGACCGCATCCCCCCGAGACGGGACTCGTACCGGGACCGTTACAACCGGAGGAGGGGCCGTAGCTACAGCCGCAGTAGGAGCAGGAGCAAGGACCGGGCCAGGGAccgggagagagaccgagaccgcAGTAGCAGGAGTCACAGCAGGACCCACTCCAAGAGCAGAG AGCGGGATGCTGGGAGGTCAAAGTACGAGCCCGATCGAGGAGACCGGGGGACGGAGGTTGGAGCTGGTGAAGGCCTCCTGCCGATCCCCACGGCAACCGCCACGTTCCCCGTGCCGACCCTCAGCAGCACCATCACGGTGATCGCCCCTCAAGGTAACCACAGCAACAGCATCGCCTCGGTGACGGACAGCTGGTCGGACTTCCACCCGGATCAGTCACTGGACCGGCCCCTTCCGCCACAGAGGAAACGTTGCCGTGACTACGACG AGAAAGGCTTCTGTATGCGCGGGGACATTTGCCCATTCGACCACGGTATCGATCCAGTGGTGGTGGAGGACGTTAATCTACCTAACATGttccaagcccctccccctatcCCGGGGGTCGCCCAGCCCCCTCCCGGCCTACCGCCCCCGCCAGGACCTCCCCCTCTCATGACCCCACCTCCCGTCAACCTCCGCCCCCCTGTGCCCCTGACAGGCAGCCTGCCGCCCGGCCTGCCGCCCAGCCTGCCGCCAG GTCCCCCTCACCAGGCATCAGGGATGGGTGCCCCCCCAGGTCCCCCTCACCAGGCATCAGGGATGGATGCCCCTCCTAGCTCCATCGCCAACTCTGTTCCCACTATTGTAACCACAGGGACACGaccctccatccccctgccccCGGCTCCTCTCTTCCCACCAG GCCAGTATGACTCTGACATGTATAACCCTGAGGATCCCAGCCTCACCAACACCTCCAGACCAGTGTATCGCCACAGAGTCAACGCCCAGAGACCCAACCTCATAGGACTGACTATGGCTGAGGACCTGCCTCACAGAGACCGAG ATCAGATGCCCAACAGAATGAGGATCGTTCTGGACTCGGCCTCCAGGAAGAGATCTGCTGTCTCACACCACGGAGCAATGCAGAAACCCTGGGCCGacaa ACCTAACTTCAACCAGCAGAACCTCCAGGGTGGGTTCCACAACAAGAACcctcagaaccagaaccagaaggCTCCGTTTGGGTCAAACACCAAGCTGTCGGTCCTGCAGATCCCCCAGGGACTCAACAACATCTCCAAGCTTAACCAACACTTCAGCAAGTTCGGGACTATCGTCAACCTGCAG GTAACCTATGGTAATGACCCGGAGGGGGCCCTGATCCAGTTCGACAGTCACGAGGAGGCTAAGCGTGCCCTGCAGAGTCCTGAGGCTGTTCTCAACAACCGCTTCATTAGAGTCCTATGGCACTGTGAGGACGAGATGGGACAGCAGGGAATGGGACAGCAGGGACAGCAACACCATCAGCCACTCATG CAGGTGCAGCAGCCAGCCACTAGTCTGAAACAGTCCGTCAAAGATCGTCTGGGCCCTCTGCCTGCCGACAGCTCAGAGCCCAACCAAGACTCTCGTGTTGCCTCACAGAATGACTTTAAATCCAACCTATCAATGAAGGAGAGGCTGGGCTTCGCCTCTAAACCAGGAAGTACCCCTAGTGGACCGGCAGGAAAG GTGTTCTCCACCTCTACGGGGCTGACTAAGACAGTGTACAACATGGCTGCTCTGAAAGCAGCTCAGAAGACGGCTCTGTTCGCTGGGGTCGCTGCTACAGAGGAGGCTATGAAGAATAAacag GAAGCCCTGCGGCTCCAACAGGAAATGAGGAAGAAGAAGCAGGAAATCCTGGAGAAACACATCGAGACTCAGAAG CTGTTGATCTGTAAACTGGAGAAGAACAAGACGATGAAGGCGGGAGACAAGGCGGTGATCATGACAACGTTGGGAACGCTGACCAAGAGTATTACCAAACTACAGCAAGAGATTAAAGGGCTCTCTAACCCTTCAGGAGTACGGGGGGCGCCGAAGAGCAAggctcag gctcAGAAGGAGTTGCTGGACACAGAACTGGACCTGTATAAGAAGACCCAGTCTGGAGAAGATACCGTTCAGCTGAAGATCAGATATACACAACTACAGTTAGAG GCAGCTAAGAGGGGGATCCTGGCTCCAGGGCGGGGCAGAGGGGCCCATGCTCGAGGCCGTGGGGGCctgagaggcagggggaggggaaggggtgGCCGGGGGAGgggtctccctgtccactctacagTAGATCACAGACCCAGAGCCCTGGAGATCTCTGGCTTTACTGAGACTGACCTCCAGGATCTACTGCCACACTTTGCT CAATTTGGAGAGTTGGAGGACTGTCAGATAGACGAGCCATCCTGTCTGGCTGTTATCACCTACAGGAGCAGACCAGAGGCTGAACAG GCTGCGCTACACAGTGTCCGTCTGAACGGCAGTGATCTGCGTCTGTCCTGGCACAAGCCTGCCGTCTCCCTGACCTCCCAGGAGCCTGATGAGCAGGAGACGGATCATGACGAG TTCCAGGAAGAGTCGCTGATTGATGATGCGTTGCTCCAGGACGACGACGAGGAGGATGACGACAACGAACCCCGCCCCTGGCGCAGATGA
- the LOC109886477 gene encoding RNA-binding protein 26 isoform X2, with product MIIENLDSLKTWLFKTLEPICDADPSALAKYVVALVKKDKSETELKALCVDQLDVFLQKETQTFVDRLFEAVNSKSYLPQQDHQPGSAGKAEGHLTRTDKDDQRKDEPSREEDRDKKFSRRVNYSPPSSSRYSRDSRRGDDRKRDDRTRKRNDYDRIPPRRDSYRDRYNRRRGRSYSRSRSRSKDRARDRERDRDRSSRSHSRTHSKSRERDAGRSKYEPDRGDRGTEVGAGEGLLPIPTATATFPVPTLSSTITVIAPQGNHSNSIASVTDSWSDFHPDQSLDRPLPPQRKRCRDYDEKGFCMRGDICPFDHGIDPVVVEDVNLPNMFQAPPPIPGVAQPPPGLPPPPGPPPLMTPPPVNLRPPVPLTGSLPPGLPPSLPPGPPHQASGMGAPPGPPHQASGMGAPPGPPHQASGMDAPPSSIANSVPTIVTTGTRPSIPLPPAPLFPPGQYDSDMYNPEDPSLTNTSRPVYRHRVNAQRPNLIGLTMAEDLPHRDRDQMPNRMRIVLDSASRKRSAVSHHGAMQKPWADKPNFNQQNLQGGFHNKNPQNQNQKAPFGSNTKLSVLQIPQGLNNISKLNQHFSKFGTIVNLQVTYGNDPEGALIQFDSHEEAKRALQSPEAVLNNRFIRVLWHCEDEMGQQGMGQQGQQHHQPLMQVQQPATSLKQSVKDRLGPLPADSSEPNQDSRVASQNDFKSNLSMKERLGFASKPGSTPSGPAGKVFSTSTGLTKTVYNMAALKAAQKTALFAGVAATEEAMKNKQEALRLQQEMRKKKQEILEKHIETQKLLICKLEKNKTMKAGDKAVIMTTLGTLTKSITKLQQEIKGLSNPSGVRGAPKSKAQAQKELLDTELDLYKKTQSGEDTVQLKIRYTQLQLEAAKRGILAPGRGRGAHARGRGGLRGRGRGRGGRGRGLPVHSTVDHRPRALEISGFTETDLQDLLPHFAQFGELEDCQIDEPSCLAVITYRSRPEAEQAALHSVRLNGSDLRLSWHKPAVSLTSQEPDEQETDHDEFQEESLIDDALLQDDDEEDDDNEPRPWRR from the exons TTGTGATGCAGATCCATCTGCCCTCGCTAAATACGTCGTTGCCTTGGTGAAGAAAGACAAAAGTGAGACGGAACTCAAAGCCCTGTGTGTCGACCAGTTGGACGTATTTCTACAGAAAG AGACGCAGACCTTTGTCGATAGACTCTTTGAAGCCGTCAACTCCAAAAGCTACCTACCTCAGCAGGACCATCAGCCAGGTTCCGCTGGCAAAGCGGAGGGACACCTGACCAGGACGGACAAAGACGACCAGAGGAAAGATGAG CCAAGTCGCGAGGAGGACCGGGACAAGAAGTTCTCCAGGAGAGTGAACTACAGCCCCCCGTCCAGCTCccgctacagtagagacagcag ACGAGGGGATGACCGTAAAAGGGACGACCGTACCAGGAAACGGAACGATTACGACCGCATCCCCCCGAGACGGGACTCGTACCGGGACCGTTACAACCGGAGGAGGGGCCGTAGCTACAGCCGCAGTAGGAGCAGGAGCAAGGACCGGGCCAGGGAccgggagagagaccgagaccgcAGTAGCAGGAGTCACAGCAGGACCCACTCCAAGAGCAGAG AGCGGGATGCTGGGAGGTCAAAGTACGAGCCCGATCGAGGAGACCGGGGGACGGAGGTTGGAGCTGGTGAAGGCCTCCTGCCGATCCCCACGGCAACCGCCACGTTCCCCGTGCCGACCCTCAGCAGCACCATCACGGTGATCGCCCCTCAAGGTAACCACAGCAACAGCATCGCCTCGGTGACGGACAGCTGGTCGGACTTCCACCCGGATCAGTCACTGGACCGGCCCCTTCCGCCACAGAGGAAACGTTGCCGTGACTACGACG AGAAAGGCTTCTGTATGCGCGGGGACATTTGCCCATTCGACCACGGTATCGATCCAGTGGTGGTGGAGGACGTTAATCTACCTAACATGttccaagcccctccccctatcCCGGGGGTCGCCCAGCCCCCTCCCGGCCTACCGCCCCCGCCAGGACCTCCCCCTCTCATGACCCCACCTCCCGTCAACCTCCGCCCCCCTGTGCCCCTGACAGGCAGCCTGCCGCCCGGCCTGCCGCCCAGCCTGCCGCCAG GTCCCCCTCACCAGGCATCAGGGATGGGTGCCCCCCCAGGTCCCCCTCACCAGGCATCAGGGATGGGTGCCCCCCCAGGTCCCCCTCACCAGGCATCAGGGATGGATGCCCCTCCTAGCTCCATCGCCAACTCTGTTCCCACTATTGTAACCACAGGGACACGaccctccatccccctgccccCGGCTCCTCTCTTCCCACCAG GCCAGTATGACTCTGACATGTATAACCCTGAGGATCCCAGCCTCACCAACACCTCCAGACCAGTGTATCGCCACAGAGTCAACGCCCAGAGACCCAACCTCATAGGACTGACTATGGCTGAGGACCTGCCTCACAGAGACCGAG ATCAGATGCCCAACAGAATGAGGATCGTTCTGGACTCGGCCTCCAGGAAGAGATCTGCTGTCTCACACCACGGAGCAATGCAGAAACCCTGGGCCGacaa ACCTAACTTCAACCAGCAGAACCTCCAGGGTGGGTTCCACAACAAGAACcctcagaaccagaaccagaaggCTCCGTTTGGGTCAAACACCAAGCTGTCGGTCCTGCAGATCCCCCAGGGACTCAACAACATCTCCAAGCTTAACCAACACTTCAGCAAGTTCGGGACTATCGTCAACCTGCAG GTAACCTATGGTAATGACCCGGAGGGGGCCCTGATCCAGTTCGACAGTCACGAGGAGGCTAAGCGTGCCCTGCAGAGTCCTGAGGCTGTTCTCAACAACCGCTTCATTAGAGTCCTATGGCACTGTGAGGACGAGATGGGACAGCAGGGAATGGGACAGCAGGGACAGCAACACCATCAGCCACTCATG CAGGTGCAGCAGCCAGCCACTAGTCTGAAACAGTCCGTCAAAGATCGTCTGGGCCCTCTGCCTGCCGACAGCTCAGAGCCCAACCAAGACTCTCGTGTTGCCTCACAGAATGACTTTAAATCCAACCTATCAATGAAGGAGAGGCTGGGCTTCGCCTCTAAACCAGGAAGTACCCCTAGTGGACCGGCAGGAAAG GTGTTCTCCACCTCTACGGGGCTGACTAAGACAGTGTACAACATGGCTGCTCTGAAAGCAGCTCAGAAGACGGCTCTGTTCGCTGGGGTCGCTGCTACAGAGGAGGCTATGAAGAATAAacag GAAGCCCTGCGGCTCCAACAGGAAATGAGGAAGAAGAAGCAGGAAATCCTGGAGAAACACATCGAGACTCAGAAG CTGTTGATCTGTAAACTGGAGAAGAACAAGACGATGAAGGCGGGAGACAAGGCGGTGATCATGACAACGTTGGGAACGCTGACCAAGAGTATTACCAAACTACAGCAAGAGATTAAAGGGCTCTCTAACCCTTCAGGAGTACGGGGGGCGCCGAAGAGCAAggctcag gctcAGAAGGAGTTGCTGGACACAGAACTGGACCTGTATAAGAAGACCCAGTCTGGAGAAGATACCGTTCAGCTGAAGATCAGATATACACAACTACAGTTAGAG GCAGCTAAGAGGGGGATCCTGGCTCCAGGGCGGGGCAGAGGGGCCCATGCTCGAGGCCGTGGGGGCctgagaggcagggggaggggaaggggtgGCCGGGGGAGgggtctccctgtccactctacagTAGATCACAGACCCAGAGCCCTGGAGATCTCTGGCTTTACTGAGACTGACCTCCAGGATCTACTGCCACACTTTGCT CAATTTGGAGAGTTGGAGGACTGTCAGATAGACGAGCCATCCTGTCTGGCTGTTATCACCTACAGGAGCAGACCAGAGGCTGAACAG GCTGCGCTACACAGTGTCCGTCTGAACGGCAGTGATCTGCGTCTGTCCTGGCACAAGCCTGCCGTCTCCCTGACCTCCCAGGAGCCTGATGAGCAGGAGACGGATCATGACGAG TTCCAGGAAGAGTCGCTGATTGATGATGCGTTGCTCCAGGACGACGACGAGGAGGATGACGACAACGAACCCCGCCCCTGGCGCAGATGA